From Candidatus Binatia bacterium, a single genomic window includes:
- a CDS encoding c-type cytochrome yields MKSALFFCAATVFFPSIRDAGTGAAAGGSVERGKYIVEQVAMCGECHTPRDQNGRLVRAEYLRGAPVPVKAPPYPGMKWAIKAPAIAGLSGYSKEQGVRLLTEGISANGRVPDPPMPRFRLTAADAEAVVAYLKSLQ; encoded by the coding sequence GTGAAATCAGCTCTTTTTTTCTGCGCGGCGACGGTATTTTTCCCGTCGATCCGCGACGCAGGGACGGGCGCCGCCGCGGGCGGTTCGGTCGAGCGCGGCAAGTATATCGTGGAACAGGTGGCGATGTGCGGCGAGTGCCATACGCCCAGAGATCAAAATGGTCGTTTGGTCCGGGCGGAATATCTTCGCGGCGCGCCGGTTCCCGTGAAGGCGCCTCCTTATCCCGGCATGAAATGGGCTATTAAAGCTCCGGCGATCGCCGGCCTGTCCGGCTATAGCAAAGAACAGGGTGTTCGTCTCTTGACCGAAGGAATTTCAGCCAACGGCAGGGTTCCTGACCCGCCGATGCCGCGCTTCCGACTGACGGCCGCGGACGCTGAGGCAGTCGTCGCTTACTTAAAATCTTTGCAATAA
- a CDS encoding MarC family protein, protein MEESLLQFGLRAFATLFIVVDPLGVAPMFVALTSELRDAERRRTLSRALVVAFSVTMFFLLGGGFLLSYLGVTVHAFAISGGILLFAASFPMLFGQRPGLQAPERHEQGGAGEDIAIFPLAIPLLSGPGTITTVLLLTNQIRGDILRLGIFAAVIAIVYLIAWWVLHAGERVMARLGAGKVHIITRVLGIVLAALAVQYILSGIAGYYASLVNPTVE, encoded by the coding sequence ATGGAAGAAAGCTTGTTGCAATTCGGACTGAGAGCGTTTGCGACGCTGTTCATCGTCGTGGATCCGCTGGGCGTCGCGCCGATGTTCGTTGCGTTGACCAGCGAGCTTCGCGACGCTGAACGGCGGAGAACTCTCTCGCGGGCGCTGGTTGTCGCCTTCAGCGTGACCATGTTTTTTTTGCTGGGAGGAGGCTTTCTGCTTTCTTATCTGGGGGTGACGGTGCACGCGTTTGCCATCAGCGGCGGGATTCTCCTCTTCGCGGCGTCGTTCCCGATGCTTTTCGGTCAGCGGCCCGGTCTCCAAGCCCCCGAGCGTCACGAGCAAGGCGGGGCCGGCGAAGACATCGCGATTTTTCCTCTTGCCATACCGTTGCTTTCCGGTCCCGGAACGATCACGACCGTTCTGCTGTTGACGAATCAGATTCGCGGCGACATTCTCCGCTTGGGAATATTCGCCGCCGTCATCGCGATTGTCTATTTGATCGCCTGGTGGGTGCTTCACGCCGGCGAGCGCGTGATGGCGCGCCTGGGCGCAGGCAAAGTGCACATCATCACTCGAGTCCTGGGGATCGTCCTCGCGGCGCTGGCCGTGCAGTATATTCTCAGCGGCATCGCGGGCTACTATGCGTCGTTGGTCAACCCGACCGTCGAATAA